One region of Sebastes fasciatus isolate fSebFas1 chromosome 1, fSebFas1.pri, whole genome shotgun sequence genomic DNA includes:
- the mybphb gene encoding myosin binding protein Hb isoform X2, with product MPSKPAPIKKAAKKEPAKKEEKAAEPAPAAPEPAAAEPAPAEAAPAEAAPAEAAPAEAAPAAEGEAAAAPAAEEPTPPPKDAAAAAPAAEEGAADSEAPADEEPKPPTPPPPPPPEPTSVPLDLFVEDKNDTSVSIIWSQPEVVGASGLDGYAIEVCKDGTEDWKAVNEELHKSTRYMIKNQTTGDRLKIRVVALNAGGRSTPLTLPEAVLVKEVADRPKVRLPRFLRQRYVAYVGDKINLTIPFTGKPKPVVSWLKNGEPLDTKRVNIRSTDKDSILFIRTSERDDSGVYEMCVKVEDFDDKASLILQIVELPGPPATVKIVDTWGFNAALEWTPPKDTGNTDITGYTVQKADKKTGDWFTVMEHYHRLNATISDLIMGNTYNFKVFTENKCGMSEDATVAKEEANILKTGIEYKPPEYLERDFTEAPKFTTPMTDRATTVGYTTKLLCSVRGCPKPKVIWLKNQMIIGDDPKYRQLCIQGICSLEIRKPGNYDGGVYTCKAKNDHGEAVVSCKLEVKQPAVPADAEKK from the exons ATGCCGTCCAAGCCTGCCCCCATCAAGAAGGCGGCCAAGAAGGAGCCAGccaagaaggaggagaaggctGCGGAGCCGGCTCCTGCGGCCCCAGAGCCCGCTGCTGCTGAGCCAGCCCCGGCTGAAGCTGCTCCGGCTGAAGCTGCTCCGGCTGAAGCAGCTCCGGCTGAAGCGGCCCCTGCTGCCGAGggagaggctgctgctgctccggcAGCTGAGGAGCCCACACCTCCACCCAAAGATG ctgctgctgccgctccAGCCGCAGAAGAAGGTGCTGCTGACTCCGAAGCGCCCGCTGATG AGGAGCCTAAACCACCCacccctccaccacctccacctccag AGCCCACAAGTGTCCCGCTGGATCTGTTCGTTGAGGATAAGAACGACACCTCAGTCAGCATCATCTGGAGCCAGCCGGAGGTCGTCGGAGCGTCCGGTCTGGATGGATACGCCATTGAAGTCTGCAAGGACGGAA CCGAGGACTGGAAAGCAGTCAACGAGGAGCTGCATAAGTCCACCCGCTACATGATCAAGAACCAGACCACCGGTGACCGTCTGAAGATCCGCGTGGTGGCTCTGAACGCCGGCGGCCGCAGCACCCCCCTCACCCTCCCCGAGGCTGTCCTGGTGAAGGAGGTCGCCG aTCGTCCCAAGGTCCGCCTGCCACGTTTCCTCAGGCAGAGATACGTCGCTTACGTTGGAGATAAGATCAACCTGACCATCCCCTTCACA GGTAAACCCAAACCtgtggtctcctggttaaagaACGGAGAGCCCCTGGACACAAAGAGGGTGAACATCCGCAGCACCGACAAAGACAGCATCCTGTTTATCCGTACGTCCGAGAGAGATGACTCTGGCGTGTACGAGATGTGTGTAAAGGTGGAGGACTTCGACGACAAGGCTTCACTCATCCTGCAAATTGTTG AGCTGCCAGGACCTCCCGCCACTGTGAAGATTGTGGATACCTGGGGCTTCAACGCTGCTCTGGAGTGGACTCCACCCAAAGACACCGGAAACACAGACATCACTGGTTACACAGTCCAGAAGGCCGATAAAAAGACCGGA GACTGGTTCACTGTGATGGAGCACTACCATAGACTGAATGCCACCATCTCTGACCTCATCATGGGCAATACCTACAATTTCAAAGTGTTTACTGAAAACAAGTGTGGAATGAGCGAGGACGCTACTGTTGCAAAGGAGGAGGCCAACATCTTGAAGACGG GTATCGAGTACAAGCCGCCAGAGTACCTTGAGCGCGACTTCACCGAGGCGCCCAAGTTCACCACCCCCATGACTGACAGAGCCACCACCGTCGGCTACACCACCAAGCTGCTGTGCTCCGTCAGGGGATGCCCAAAA CCCAAGGTTATATGGCTGAAGAACCAGATGATTATTGGAGACGACCCCAAGTACAGGCAGCTGTGCATCCAGGGTATCTGCTCTCTGGAGATCCGTAAGCCCGGTAACTATGACGGCGGTGTGTACACCTGCAAAGCCAAGAACGATCACGGAGAAGCAGTGGTCAGCTGCAAGCTGGAGGTCAAAC
- the mybphb gene encoding myosin binding protein Hb isoform X1, whose amino-acid sequence MPSKPAPIKKAAKKEPAKKEEKAAEPAPAAPEPAAAEPAPAEAAPAEAAPAEAAPAEAAPAAEGEAAAAPAAEEPTPPPKDEPTSVPLDLFVEDKNDTSVSIIWSQPEVVGASGLDGYAIEVCKDGTEDWKAVNEELHKSTRYMIKNQTTGDRLKIRVVALNAGGRSTPLTLPEAVLVKEVADRPKVRLPRFLRQRYVAYVGDKINLTIPFTGKPKPVVSWLKNGEPLDTKRVNIRSTDKDSILFIRTSERDDSGVYEMCVKVEDFDDKASLILQIVELPGPPATVKIVDTWGFNAALEWTPPKDTGNTDITGYTVQKADKKTGDWFTVMEHYHRLNATISDLIMGNTYNFKVFTENKCGMSEDATVAKEEANILKTGIEYKPPEYLERDFTEAPKFTTPMTDRATTVGYTTKLLCSVRGCPKPKVIWLKNQMIIGDDPKYRQLCIQGICSLEIRKPGNYDGGVYTCKAKNDHGEAVVSCKLEVKQPAVPADAEKK is encoded by the exons ATGCCGTCCAAGCCTGCCCCCATCAAGAAGGCGGCCAAGAAGGAGCCAGccaagaaggaggagaaggctGCGGAGCCGGCTCCTGCGGCCCCAGAGCCCGCTGCTGCTGAGCCAGCCCCGGCTGAAGCTGCTCCGGCTGAAGCTGCTCCGGCTGAAGCAGCTCCGGCTGAAGCGGCCCCTGCTGCCGAGggagaggctgctgctgctccggcAGCTGAGGAGCCCACACCTCCACCCAAAGATG AGCCCACAAGTGTCCCGCTGGATCTGTTCGTTGAGGATAAGAACGACACCTCAGTCAGCATCATCTGGAGCCAGCCGGAGGTCGTCGGAGCGTCCGGTCTGGATGGATACGCCATTGAAGTCTGCAAGGACGGAA CCGAGGACTGGAAAGCAGTCAACGAGGAGCTGCATAAGTCCACCCGCTACATGATCAAGAACCAGACCACCGGTGACCGTCTGAAGATCCGCGTGGTGGCTCTGAACGCCGGCGGCCGCAGCACCCCCCTCACCCTCCCCGAGGCTGTCCTGGTGAAGGAGGTCGCCG aTCGTCCCAAGGTCCGCCTGCCACGTTTCCTCAGGCAGAGATACGTCGCTTACGTTGGAGATAAGATCAACCTGACCATCCCCTTCACA GGTAAACCCAAACCtgtggtctcctggttaaagaACGGAGAGCCCCTGGACACAAAGAGGGTGAACATCCGCAGCACCGACAAAGACAGCATCCTGTTTATCCGTACGTCCGAGAGAGATGACTCTGGCGTGTACGAGATGTGTGTAAAGGTGGAGGACTTCGACGACAAGGCTTCACTCATCCTGCAAATTGTTG AGCTGCCAGGACCTCCCGCCACTGTGAAGATTGTGGATACCTGGGGCTTCAACGCTGCTCTGGAGTGGACTCCACCCAAAGACACCGGAAACACAGACATCACTGGTTACACAGTCCAGAAGGCCGATAAAAAGACCGGA GACTGGTTCACTGTGATGGAGCACTACCATAGACTGAATGCCACCATCTCTGACCTCATCATGGGCAATACCTACAATTTCAAAGTGTTTACTGAAAACAAGTGTGGAATGAGCGAGGACGCTACTGTTGCAAAGGAGGAGGCCAACATCTTGAAGACGG GTATCGAGTACAAGCCGCCAGAGTACCTTGAGCGCGACTTCACCGAGGCGCCCAAGTTCACCACCCCCATGACTGACAGAGCCACCACCGTCGGCTACACCACCAAGCTGCTGTGCTCCGTCAGGGGATGCCCAAAA CCCAAGGTTATATGGCTGAAGAACCAGATGATTATTGGAGACGACCCCAAGTACAGGCAGCTGTGCATCCAGGGTATCTGCTCTCTGGAGATCCGTAAGCCCGGTAACTATGACGGCGGTGTGTACACCTGCAAAGCCAAGAACGATCACGGAGAAGCAGTGGTCAGCTGCAAGCTGGAGGTCAAAC